ACCCTTATAGGGAAATCAATGATGACAATGAACTGATAGACCTCATTAACTCATATGACTTGAAATACACTGTTCACTCTCCATTCATTGACGTCAATATCGCTTCCTTGAATCCGGCAGTTGCCGATTTTTCAGTAAGTGAAATAAAAAGATCAATCGACCTTGCAAACATAATCGACAGCAAGATTGTTGTTGTTCATCCAGGAATTCTTGGATTTCATGGAAGAGGAAGAGAAGATATTATTTATCAAATATCCGAAGAACATCTTAAAGTAGTTGGAGATTATGCAAAAGACAGTGGCGTTGATGCATGCATTGAAAATCTTCCTAACATAACTGACTTTATGTTCATGGATGTGAATCAACTGAATGATACATTAGTCAAGCTTGACCTTCCTATGACTATGGATATAGGTCATGCCCATACAAATGGCTTCACTCCAGATGAAATTTACTTCGACTCAATTAAACACATACATGTGCATGATAATCCTGGCGATGATGACACACACCTTGCATTAGGTGATGGGACTTTTGA
The nucleotide sequence above comes from Methanobrevibacter sp.. Encoded proteins:
- a CDS encoding sugar phosphate isomerase/epimerase is translated as MKIGASMLATEDRTIEEALEYFDSNKYIDYVEIVHDYPYREINDDNELIDLINSYDLKYTVHSPFIDVNIASLNPAVADFSVSEIKRSIDLANIIDSKIVVVHPGILGFHGRGREDIIYQISEEHLKVVGDYAKDSGVDACIENLPNITDFMFMDVNQLNDTLVKLDLPMTMDIGHAHTNGFTPDEIYFDSIKHIHVHDNPGDDDTHLALGDGTFDVNGFFDVFTKKKYDGIYMLELMSVDFIEKSLEYMKNLGLIK